ACCAGTTTTTAAGTATTTTATCGACAGATCGCCCCCACCAGCATACCTGCCATACCTATACACCTTGGCTATATCTTTACCGCTCCGTAAGCGATACTGCTTGGCTAACATTTTATTCTCCTTTTCTTAAGATGCGCCCAGTCGGATGCAGTTCGGGGAAAAGTGGGAGGCTGAAGCGTACAAATGATACGTTGAAATATCGGCGCGGGTTTTGACAAAGAAATGCGCCGGATCGGCGCATCGATTAAACTGTAAGTTTTTTACGGCCCTTAAGCCTCCGCCGCTTAAGCACCAGCCGCCCAGCCCGGCTACTCATACGTGAAAGAAAGCCATGCACTCGCTGGCGTCGCTTTTTCTTTGGCTGGTACGTTCGTTTAGGCATTACCGAGAAATTATACTCGACTCGGTCGCAAGCGTCAAAAAGCTAAAATAAATTTAATTAATTTTCCCCAATAACTTCCTAGTTTTCCACCGCCTTATATCCGTTAGGGGTCGGTTTGTGGATATTCTACAGTAAAGAGGTTATGGTTGTGAACAACCGCTATGCCGGTTATGATTATCTTAGTTTTAACGCATAAATATGGAGTTATATGGAAACAAAGGGGCTGTGGCAAGCTGTGCTCGGAGAGCTTGAAGTATCGGTTAGTAGAGCTAGTTTTTCGACTTGGTTTAAACACACCTCCATTATTTCTGAGGAAGACGGACATATAGTAGTCGGGGTGCCGAACATTTTCACTAAGGAGTGGCTGGAAAAGAAGTATCACGACGATATTAAGGCTGTGCTTGCACGGATGAATGCCGGGATTAATTCTGTAGAGTACAAAGTTAGCACTAAAAAATCTGGTACGGTGGCGGGTAATAAGCCGGCTGAGGCACCGGCTCACACTAAAAGCCCAGTGACTACCGGGACCTACACTCCCCCTAGCTGCCTCAATCCAAAATATACCTTTGACAGTTTTGTAGTAGGTGCCAGTAATGAACTGGCCTATGCCGCCAGCCAGGCAGTATTAAAAAGCCCTGGCCAAAAATACAATCCTCTCTATATATATGGAGGCGTTGGCTTGGGCAAGACCCACCTTATGCAGGCTGTAGGCAACGAGATCCAAAGACGCGACCCATCGAAGAGGGTGGAGTATGTTACAAGCGAGGGCTTCACTAATGAGTTTCTCTCTGCTCTACAGCGTAAGAAAACTGGCGCTTTCAGTGCAAAATACCGCAATGTAGATGTACTGATTGTCGACGATATTCAATTCCTAGCGAGTAAAGAGCGTACTGTAGAGGAGTTCTTTCACACTTTTAATACCCTTCATCAGTCAAGCAAACAGATAATAATCTCGAGCGATAAGCCGCCGCAGGCTATTGCCGGCTTAGAAGACAGGCTAAAATCACGCTTTGCCTCCGGTATGATGGCCGATATATCGGCTCCCGATCTAGAAACCCGTAGTGCCATCCTTCAGAGCAAGGCGGCTGCCCAAGGTATTATTTTGCCCGCGTCGGCGGTTGAGCATTTGGCCCGGCACTTTCAGAATAATATCCGTGAGCTAGAGGGAGCCTTAACGCAGTTCATTGCTTTTTGTGAGCTACGCGGTATTGAGCCCTCAGTGGCAGCAGCCACTGGCCTGCTCAGTAATATCGTATCCACGAGGCCGGCCCGGAGAGCCCCTGCACCGAAAGCCGTAATTGATCGAACGGCGGCCTATTTTGACCTGAAACCCGCGGATATCACGGGCCTAAAGCGAGATAAAGAGATTGTGGTGCCGCGGCAGATCTCTATGTATTTAATGCGTAATGAGCTAGGCCTGAGCTTTCCTAAGATATCCGCCGTTGTTGGTGGGCGCGATCACACCACTGCCATGCACTCTGTCTCAAAAATAGAGAAGCTACTGGAGGTAGACGAGAACCTCCGGGCCGATGTACAGGCCATTAAGGAGCGTTTAACTTTGTGAAAAACGTGGGGATTAACTGGGGGGCGGCTGTTGAATATAGCTGTAAAAGCGCTTGTGTTTCCCCAGCTTGCGCTTTTTTTAATTATAAACTAGGCCAGTCTTTGCACTATAAGCACCCGGTTTTAACCCAAGCGTTTTACACTTCCGTGTGTAATCTTTTAAGCTTTGGTAAAGCCAATAAAAACGCTTATGCCCATAATGCACAGGCACTACTACAACTACTATTTTTTATATATTTATATATACTAATAAAACTTAAGGACGACCCAGCAATATGAAATTAAGTCTGACACAAGAGAATCTGGCCAAGG
This region of Candidatus Dormiibacterota bacterium genomic DNA includes:
- the dnaA gene encoding chromosomal replication initiator protein DnaA translates to METKGLWQAVLGELEVSVSRASFSTWFKHTSIISEEDGHIVVGVPNIFTKEWLEKKYHDDIKAVLARMNAGINSVEYKVSTKKSGTVAGNKPAEAPAHTKSPVTTGTYTPPSCLNPKYTFDSFVVGASNELAYAASQAVLKSPGQKYNPLYIYGGVGLGKTHLMQAVGNEIQRRDPSKRVEYVTSEGFTNEFLSALQRKKTGAFSAKYRNVDVLIVDDIQFLASKERTVEEFFHTFNTLHQSSKQIIISSDKPPQAIAGLEDRLKSRFASGMMADISAPDLETRSAILQSKAAAQGIILPASAVEHLARHFQNNIRELEGALTQFIAFCELRGIEPSVAAATGLLSNIVSTRPARRAPAPKAVIDRTAAYFDLKPADITGLKRDKEIVVPRQISMYLMRNELGLSFPKISAVVGGRDHTTAMHSVSKIEKLLEVDENLRADVQAIKERLTL
- the rpmH gene encoding 50S ribosomal protein L34, whose translation is MPKRTYQPKKKRRQRVHGFLSRMSSRAGRLVLKRRRLKGRKKLTV